The stretch of DNA AAGATGGAGATCGGTCATGCTTTGATCGAGCACGACGAGCTGATGATGGATGTCCGCGGCCGCGATATGGTAACTGGACTGCCTAAAACTGTCGGGATTTCCTCTAAGGAAGTACAGGTGGCACTGAAGGAATCATTGGAACAGATCCTGGAGACAATCCGCATGACATTGGAAGATTGCCCGCCGGAACTAAGCGGGGATATCGTTGACCATGGTGTCATCTTGACTGGAGGAGGAGCATTGCTCAAAGGCATGCAGCAGTGGCTTGCTTCTGAAATTTCCGTACCCGTGCACCTGGCTCCGAACCCATTGGAATCCGTTGCAATCGGTACAGGCCGTGCCTTGCAAATGATTACAAAACTGCAAAAAGCAGCAAAATAAAAACAGGCGTATCAGTCAGCTGATACGCCTGTTTTTTTTTATGGAAGGACAGCTTGAAAATGGAGAATTTTATCGCTTAAGCTGCTGTTTCTGATCATTGGAGCCAGACTGTACCAATCCAATGCCGATTCCGGCCGGGTCGTCCAAATAAGCAAGATAGAAAGAACCAGAACGACAATTGCCCTTCTGCTTTGGCCGCTTGGATAGCTTTATCCAAATCCTCCAATTCAATCTGAATTCTGGTTCCATGCGGAAAATCATGCGGTCCCTTACGGATGCCGCCATCGATTCCTCCATCCGTCTTCACCTCATGATAGCCCCAATTCGGCGTCCCGATCTTCCAGCGAAAACATTGGCGTAGAAACTTGCTGCTTTGTCAGGGTCTTGACTATTCAGCTCAAATCCAAGACTTTGCCACGGATGTTCTCCATGCTCCCTCTCCTTATCTATGCAAAAGCTCGCGAATCTTATATGCATGCTCCTCGATCACCGGCCGCAATCCTGGATTATAAAACACAGATGCAGGATGATATGTCGGGAATATACGATATATTTTCTCCGAAAAAATGAAGGAATCCTCCCCCAAGCTTTTTAATTGCTGAATGGGTTGTTCTACTAGCTTTCCGGCAGCTTCCGTTATTTTCTCTTTCGAACCGGTTACCCTTTCCCAGCCTATTTTCCCTAATGTCACAAGGATATCCGGCTCTGCATGAGCAATTTCATAATCGAGCACGGGCGCATGCGCAAGTATCTCGGCCTTAGTCGGTGTCCGATTATATTTCTTGGTGACCGTCTTTCCGCGGATCTGCTTTGTCTTATATTGATAAGGTCTGCTTCTGACTGAGCTGGAGATGAATACTTCTGACCTGTTGACCCCTGCCCGTTCCAAAAATCAAAACCACCAGTGTGAACTGGTGGTTTGTTCTGCGGCTAAAAGCCTTTGTTACCGGCCTAGGCCTCAAAGGCCCGCTGAATGGGTTCCCTCTTGCACCACATCTACTCACCAATTCTAAAGAATTTCTTTATTTCTTCCGATTTTTTTCTCCTGTAAATGGATCGTACTCTTCGAATAATGTCAATTGATCGCCCATATAGTCCTCTTTTAGCTGATTCCTAATATATTCTTGTATTTGTTTCTTATTTCTCCCGACTGTATCAACATAGAATCCTCGACACCAAAATTTTCGATTTCCATATCTATATTTTAAATTGGCATGACGATCGAATATCATTAAACTACTTTTCCCTTTTAAGTATCCCATAAATTGTGACACACTTAATTTCGGCGGGATACTTATCAACATATGAATGTGATCCGGACAAGCATTTGCTTCATGGATAATCACACCTTTCCGTTCACATAAATCCCTAATAATTTGTCCGATACTCTTTTTGTATTTTCCGTAAATAACCTGCCTTCTGTACTTTGGCGCAAATACTACGTGATACTTACAATTCCATGTTGTATGTGCTAAACTGTTCATGTCCTTCATAGGGCACTCCTCCTTCTATGGCGAGATAAAGTGGTCGGGAAACCAACTTTATCCTACCATGAAGTGAGGTTTTTTTATTACCACGCTTGAAGCTTTCTGGAACCCCCGGCATAGCCAGGGGTTTTCTAATACATATAATAAATCAAGCTCCTTGCCAGCTCGCCCGCTGAATGGGACCAAATTATGTATTTCTGTCTCACCCGGAGCTTCCCCAACAAAGAAAAGGACAGGGTGCTTCGGCCCTCTTCCAGGCAAGAAACCCTCACAAGGATAGGGAGCCATCCTTTCTTTGGCTAGCCGAACCAATTCTTCCGGCAGCATGTCAATCAAGCCTCTGCAGCAGATCGCGCAATTCACTGACTTCTTCAGCTGACAAAGTGATTCCTTTCCCCATCTTTTCGTGATCCGGGGCCCAGTCCCTGATATCATACTTCGGCTCACGGCCATTCCAGCTAATCAGATTCAGCTCCTTCCGCCATCCCTTCGGAGATACAGATAATACCCCTATTTCCTTGACTATTTCATAAGATAATTCAGCCATACATACTCCCACCTTTTCCCTTTTCTAAAGTCTAGCAGAATTATTTGTTATAATGAAACGAAATATGCAATGGAGGGAAAACAGATGCAACAGCCGATTGAATTGAATGAAAGCCAGCGCAGCGAAATGATCCGTTCCTTGCAACATTATTTTGAGCAAGAAAAAGACGAGCAGCTAGGCGACCTGGCCGCAGGTCTGCTGCTCGAATTCATCGTCAGGGAACTGGGTCCCGTTTTTTATAATGCCGGAATCGAAGCATCCTATCAGTTTATGAATGAGAAGATGGAGGATTTATTCGGCTTACAGGTGAGGGAGCGTTGAGTGCTCCTCAACTCTCCAGTAAATCATCCATTTCTTTTTTGACAGTCGCTGCCTGCGATCCAATGATGATTTGCAGATTATGCTGATCTACTTTGACAATCCCATGTACCCCCATTTGCTTGATTTTGGCTTGATTCACTTCATTCAAGTCTTTTATTTCAAGCCGCAGCCGCGTCATGCAATTATCATTGATGAGGATGTTCTGTTTTCCACCGAGATTTTCAATCAGCTTCTGTGCCATGTATCTGTAATTATTATGGGAAAGTGCCAGATCCTTCTCTTCCTCTCCTGCTACTGCTTCATATACCTTATCTTCTATCTGTCCGATTATGGCTACTTGACGTTTTTTGATGACATAATAAAAGGTGAAATAATACAGCAGGAAGAAAACGATACCCACCGGCAGGATAATAAGCCCTCCATCGCTCAGCCCCAAGTTCACGACATAATCGATTAGTCCAGCTCCCCACGAAAAACCATGCCTGATATGCAAAACGTATAAAACTGCACCTGCTAATCCTGTATAGACAGAGTGGATGAAATACAGCAATGGCGAGGTAAACAAAAATGTGAATTCAATTGGCTCTGTTATGCCTGTTACAACTGATGTGGCAGCACCGGATGACATCAGGGTTTTTGTTTCCTGCTTTTTATACTTAGCTGTTCTTGCTATTGCCAAAGCGATAGCTGGTATCCCGAAAAGCATGGTGATATAAAATCCGCCAATGAAAAATCCAGCCAACGGATCTCCACTTAGGAATCTGGTGATTTCGCCAGTGACCACTTCACCAGAAGGAGTCGTGTACTCACCGAGCCCAAAATAAACATACGTGTTTAATACATGGTGCAAGCCGAATGGCAGCAGGAATCGATTCAGGAAGCCGAAGATGAACACACCTATTGCCCCCAAGCCCATCAGCATCTTACTGAAAGCATCAATGCCCATCTGAGCATACGGCCATAACCAGCTCATCAAACCCGCCACTAGTACCATTGTGAAAATAATGACCGTAATCGGAAACTTTTCTCCGCTGAAGAAGGCAAACATATTTGGCAGTTTCGTATTTTTGAATCTGTTATAGATGAAAGCAGCTATTAAACCGGCAAGCACTCCACCGAACACACTCATGTTCAGTTCCGGATTCATTAATGCAAGGCCTTCTTTCAGCACGATTATTGCAAGGAATCCAGTCAACGCCGGTATACCTTTATCCTTCGTTTTAGAAAGTCCCATAGCTATACCAATTGCAATCAACGCATCCATCTGTGTCAATATGACACCAGCTGCTTGGAATAGAGGGATATCCAGCAAGTCTTCAGCAGTGAGCCTATAAAGAATCCCAGCAATCGGTAAAGCTACAATCGGAATGAGCAATGATTTCCCTAACCTCTGCAAGAAATTGCGCATGCTTCCTCATCTCCCGGTATTATATACTTTTGAAAGTAGCGAGCTTCACATCCTTACAGTTGCTTAAAACTTGTTTTACTTTATCCGAGGTTAATAACTCCAATTCATCCAATCTCGGATACACATAGGAAGACCCTTCTGTGACACTCTTATCTATATATCCCGGATGACACATCACTTCCACTGTATCCGCATTGCTGAATGCTTTAGCAATACTTACTTCATCCTGCAGAATTTGCTCTACATAGTATTCGAAACGGTCAGGATGCCGAAGACGAATTGAATATTCCATATTTTTCCTTACTGGCAACCTATATTCTTCTGCAAGACGTACAAAAACTTCCCGTATTCCCTCATACGTGTTGATATGGTGATG from Terribacillus sp. FSL K6-0262 encodes:
- a CDS encoding YdbC family protein codes for the protein MAELSYEIVKEIGVLSVSPKGWRKELNLISWNGREPKYDIRDWAPDHEKMGKGITLSAEEVSELRDLLQRLD
- the tnpA gene encoding IS200/IS605 family transposase translates to MKDMNSLAHTTWNCKYHVVFAPKYRRQVIYGKYKKSIGQIIRDLCERKGVIIHEANACPDHIHMLISIPPKLSVSQFMGYLKGKSSLMIFDRHANLKYRYGNRKFWCRGFYVDTVGRNKKQIQEYIRNQLKEDYMGDQLTLFEEYDPFTGEKNRKK
- a CDS encoding uracil-DNA glycosylase family protein, coding for MERAGVNRSEVFISSSVRSRPYQYKTKQIRGKTVTKKYNRTPTKAEILAHAPVLDYEIAHAEPDILVTLGKIGWERVTGSKEKITEAAGKLVEQPIQQLKSLGEDSFIFSEKIYRIFPTYHPASVFYNPGLRPVIEEHAYKIRELLHR
- a CDS encoding PTS transporter subunit EIIC — protein: MRNFLQRLGKSLLIPIVALPIAGILYRLTAEDLLDIPLFQAAGVILTQMDALIAIGIAMGLSKTKDKGIPALTGFLAIIVLKEGLALMNPELNMSVFGGVLAGLIAAFIYNRFKNTKLPNMFAFFSGEKFPITVIIFTMVLVAGLMSWLWPYAQMGIDAFSKMLMGLGAIGVFIFGFLNRFLLPFGLHHVLNTYVYFGLGEYTTPSGEVVTGEITRFLSGDPLAGFFIGGFYITMLFGIPAIALAIARTAKYKKQETKTLMSSGAATSVVTGITEPIEFTFLFTSPLLYFIHSVYTGLAGAVLYVLHIRHGFSWGAGLIDYVVNLGLSDGGLIILPVGIVFFLLYYFTFYYVIKKRQVAIIGQIEDKVYEAVAGEEEKDLALSHNNYRYMAQKLIENLGGKQNILINDNCMTRLRLEIKDLNEVNQAKIKQMGVHGIVKVDQHNLQIIIGSQAATVKKEMDDLLES
- a CDS encoding DUF2164 family protein, translating into MQQPIELNESQRSEMIRSLQHYFEQEKDEQLGDLAAGLLLEFIVRELGPVFYNAGIEASYQFMNEKMEDLFGLQVRER